One genomic segment of Corallococcus silvisoli includes these proteins:
- the hisG gene encoding ATP phosphoribosyltransferase yields the protein MLKIALPNKGRLSEEVRELFNDAGLEVRARGERALTASLGGEFEAIFVRAQDIPEFVADGAAQAGVTGWDLVSEAGRELESLMDLEFGRCRLVVAARDDSRIVRAEDVKDGVRVASCFPRLTQAYFQQRGQRVTVVPVSGAAEIAPHLGIADIVVDLTSTGSTLKMNGLREVATVLESSARLVACPRNGEVARRALEELTQALGSVLAARGRRYLMANVPKTSLEQVREVLPGLNGPTVVDVMDGGNFVAVHAVVSSRTIYRTVNALKALGGQGILVTRIERLMA from the coding sequence ATGTTGAAGATTGCCCTGCCGAACAAAGGACGTCTGTCCGAGGAAGTGCGCGAACTGTTCAACGACGCGGGCCTGGAGGTGCGCGCGCGCGGCGAGCGGGCACTGACCGCGTCGCTGGGCGGCGAGTTCGAGGCCATCTTCGTCCGCGCCCAGGACATCCCGGAGTTCGTCGCGGATGGCGCGGCGCAGGCCGGCGTCACCGGGTGGGACCTGGTGAGCGAGGCGGGGCGCGAGCTGGAGTCGTTGATGGACCTGGAGTTCGGCCGCTGCCGGTTGGTGGTGGCGGCGCGCGACGACAGCCGCATCGTCCGCGCGGAGGACGTGAAGGACGGGGTGCGGGTGGCCTCCTGCTTCCCGCGGCTGACGCAGGCCTACTTCCAGCAGCGCGGGCAGCGGGTGACGGTGGTGCCGGTGAGCGGCGCGGCGGAGATCGCCCCGCACCTGGGCATCGCGGACATCGTGGTGGACCTCACCTCCACGGGGTCGACGTTGAAGATGAACGGCCTGCGCGAGGTGGCCACCGTCCTGGAGTCCAGCGCCCGGCTGGTGGCGTGCCCGCGCAATGGCGAGGTGGCGCGGCGCGCGCTGGAGGAGCTGACGCAGGCGCTGGGGTCGGTGCTCGCGGCGCGGGGGCGGCGCTACCTCATGGCCAACGTTCCGAAGACCTCGCTGGAGCAGGTGCGCGAGGTGCTGCCGGGCCTCAACGGACCGACGGTGGTGGATGTGATGGATGGAGGCAACTTCGTCGCGGTGCACGCCGTGGTCTCGTCCCGGACCATCTACCGCACGGTCAATGCCCTGAAGGCCCTGGGCGGCCAGGGCATCCTCGTCACGCGCATCGAGAGGCTGATGGCATGA
- a CDS encoding DUF4870 domain-containing protein, whose translation MDMDPQQREDQQFGSFITGSPTASSDERMMGMMAHLGAIAGLVVGAGFLGWAVPLFLMLTKGKESSFVRGNAVESLNFQITSLIAMVVSGILMCVGVGLILMPLVAVTSLVFSIIGGIKANEGQIYRYPVNLRLVK comes from the coding sequence ATGGACATGGACCCCCAGCAGCGCGAGGATCAGCAGTTCGGCTCGTTCATCACGGGCTCGCCCACGGCGAGTTCGGATGAACGGATGATGGGGATGATGGCCCACCTGGGCGCCATCGCCGGCCTCGTGGTGGGCGCGGGCTTCCTGGGCTGGGCGGTGCCGCTCTTCCTGATGCTGACCAAGGGCAAGGAGTCCTCCTTCGTCCGCGGCAACGCGGTGGAGTCGCTCAACTTCCAGATCACCTCGCTGATCGCGATGGTCGTCTCTGGCATCCTGATGTGCGTGGGCGTGGGCCTCATCCTGATGCCGCTCGTCGCGGTGACGTCGCTGGTGTTCAGCATCATCGGCGGCATCAAGGCGAACGAGGGCCAGATCTACCGCTACCCCGTCAACCTCCGGCTGGTGAAGTAG
- the thiC gene encoding phosphomethylpyrimidine synthase ThiC, whose amino-acid sequence MSGASKSLKVDGKVLEGISRGPLPASRKVHVPGSLYPDIRVPLREISQTPTRHHGHAGPETANPPVHVYDSSGPYTDPAADIDLRRGLPALRENWIRSRNDTEELAGITSEYGRAREADPRLAGLRFNHIRKPRVAKAGGNVSQMHYARKGIITPEMEYVAVRENQKLDASLAAQHPGHSWGAAIPRVITPEFVREEIARGRAIIPANINHPELEPMIIGRNFLVKINANIGNSAVTSSIEEEVEKMVWSIRWGADTVMDLSTGRNIHETREWILRNAPVPIGTVPIYQALEKVNGKAEELTWAIFRDTLIEQAEQGVDYFTIHAGVRLQYVPLTARRLTGIVSRGGSILAKWCLAHHQENFLYTHFEEICEIMKAYDVSFSLGDGLRPGSIADANDAAQFGELETLGELTKVAWKHDVQVMIEGPGHVPMHLIQENMTKQLAVCHEAPFYTLGPLTTDIAPGYDHFTSGIGAAMIGWFGTAMLCYVTPKEHLGLPDRDDVKEGVITYKIAAHAADLAKGHPGAQARDNALSKARFEFRWEDQFNLSLDPERARAFHDETLPAEGAKVAHFCSMCGPHFCSMKITQDVREYADKVGVNETQALEQGMKEKSEEFKKAGSELYR is encoded by the coding sequence ATGAGTGGAGCGTCCAAGAGCCTGAAGGTCGACGGGAAGGTACTGGAGGGGATCAGCCGCGGCCCGCTTCCCGCCTCGCGCAAGGTCCATGTGCCGGGGTCCCTGTACCCCGACATCCGCGTCCCCCTGCGCGAAATCTCCCAGACGCCCACGCGCCACCACGGCCACGCGGGCCCCGAGACGGCCAACCCCCCCGTCCACGTCTACGACTCCAGCGGCCCCTACACGGACCCGGCCGCGGACATCGACCTGCGTCGCGGCCTGCCCGCGCTGCGCGAGAACTGGATCCGCTCCCGGAACGACACGGAGGAACTGGCGGGCATCACCTCCGAATACGGCCGCGCCCGTGAAGCCGATCCGCGCCTCGCCGGCCTGCGCTTCAACCACATCCGCAAGCCCCGCGTCGCGAAGGCGGGCGGCAACGTCAGCCAGATGCACTACGCCCGCAAGGGCATCATCACGCCGGAGATGGAGTACGTCGCCGTGCGTGAGAACCAGAAGCTGGACGCGTCCCTCGCCGCCCAGCACCCCGGCCACTCCTGGGGCGCCGCCATCCCGCGCGTGATCACACCGGAGTTCGTGCGCGAGGAGATCGCCCGCGGCCGGGCCATCATCCCCGCCAACATCAACCACCCGGAGCTGGAGCCGATGATCATCGGCCGCAACTTCCTGGTGAAGATCAACGCCAACATCGGCAACTCCGCCGTCACGTCCTCCATCGAGGAGGAGGTGGAGAAGATGGTCTGGTCCATCCGCTGGGGCGCGGACACCGTCATGGACCTGTCCACCGGCCGCAACATCCACGAGACGCGCGAGTGGATCCTCCGCAACGCGCCCGTCCCCATCGGCACCGTGCCCATCTACCAGGCACTTGAGAAGGTCAACGGCAAGGCGGAGGAGCTCACCTGGGCCATCTTCCGCGACACCCTTATCGAGCAGGCCGAGCAGGGCGTGGACTACTTCACCATCCACGCCGGCGTGCGCCTCCAGTACGTCCCGCTCACCGCCAGGCGCCTCACCGGCATCGTCAGCCGCGGCGGCTCCATCCTCGCCAAGTGGTGCCTCGCCCACCACCAGGAGAACTTCCTCTACACGCACTTCGAGGAGATCTGCGAGATCATGAAGGCGTACGACGTCAGCTTCAGCCTGGGTGACGGCCTGCGCCCCGGCTCCATCGCCGACGCCAACGACGCCGCGCAGTTCGGCGAGCTGGAGACGCTGGGCGAGCTCACGAAGGTGGCCTGGAAGCACGACGTGCAGGTGATGATCGAAGGCCCCGGTCACGTCCCCATGCACCTCATCCAGGAGAACATGACCAAGCAGCTCGCCGTGTGCCACGAGGCGCCCTTCTACACGCTGGGGCCTCTCACCACGGACATCGCGCCCGGCTACGACCACTTCACCAGCGGCATCGGCGCGGCGATGATCGGCTGGTTCGGTACGGCGATGCTCTGCTATGTGACGCCCAAGGAGCACCTGGGCCTGCCCGACCGCGATGACGTGAAGGAAGGCGTCATCACGTACAAGATCGCCGCGCACGCCGCGGACCTCGCCAAGGGCCACCCGGGCGCCCAGGCGCGCGACAACGCCCTGTCCAAGGCCCGCTTCGAGTTCCGCTGGGAGGATCAGTTCAACCTGTCGCTCGACCCCGAGCGCGCCCGCGCCTTCCACGACGAGACGCTCCCCGCCGAAGGCGCCAAGGTCGCGCACTTCTGCTCCATGTGCGGCCCGCACTTCTGCTCCATGAAGATCACCCAGGACGTGCGCGAGTACGCCGACAAGGTGGGCGTCAACGAAACGCAGGCGCTGGAGCAGGGGATGAAAGAGAAGAGCGAGGAATTCAAGAAGGCTGGCAGCGAGCTGTACCGCTGA
- a CDS encoding HD-GYP domain-containing protein yields MEAIPPAPPRILIVDDDDSVRDVISVLLREEGYNCVAANGAEMALDIAGEEETPLVISDMKMPGRDGLWLLENLRERLPDTSVIMLTGYGDTESAVDCLRRGAVDYLLKPPKLTDLIRAIERALAKRRIEMARKRYQKKLEGKVRDRTAELRSALHNIANTYQNTLLALVAALDAREHETSDHSQRVVSYTSAIASRMGIRGKEMEEIGRGALLHDIGKIGVPDAVLLKPGKLTPDEWLEMRRHPEIGFQMIQNIPFLSTPADIVLSHQERFDGAGYPRNLQRNEIHIGARIFAVADTLDAMTSDRPYRKGTTFANAIQEIKRCANTQFDPDVVKAFLDIGEEGLIRIKKEMAEKKLNPMQAAADAAEAESELARLTELDDETDSPPVGTTASASAPHGAPPVAIRSASGTEG; encoded by the coding sequence GTGGAAGCCATCCCCCCCGCCCCGCCCAGAATCCTGATCGTCGACGACGACGATTCCGTTCGCGACGTCATCTCCGTGCTCCTCCGCGAGGAGGGCTACAACTGCGTCGCCGCCAATGGCGCCGAGATGGCGCTCGACATCGCGGGTGAAGAAGAGACGCCGCTCGTCATCAGCGACATGAAGATGCCGGGCCGCGACGGGTTGTGGCTCCTGGAGAACCTGCGGGAGCGGCTGCCGGACACGTCGGTCATCATGCTCACCGGCTACGGCGACACCGAGTCCGCCGTGGACTGTCTGCGCCGGGGCGCGGTGGACTATCTGCTCAAGCCACCCAAGCTCACCGACCTGATCCGCGCCATCGAGCGCGCGCTCGCCAAGCGGCGCATCGAGATGGCGCGCAAGCGCTACCAGAAGAAGCTCGAGGGCAAGGTGCGCGACCGCACCGCCGAGCTGCGCAGCGCGCTGCACAACATCGCCAACACGTACCAGAACACGCTGCTGGCGCTGGTGGCGGCCCTGGACGCGCGCGAGCACGAGACGAGCGACCACTCGCAGCGCGTGGTCAGCTACACGAGCGCCATCGCCAGCCGGATGGGCATCCGCGGCAAGGAGATGGAGGAGATTGGCCGCGGGGCGCTCCTGCACGACATCGGGAAGATTGGCGTGCCGGACGCGGTGCTGCTCAAGCCCGGCAAGCTCACCCCCGACGAGTGGCTGGAGATGCGGCGTCATCCGGAGATCGGCTTCCAGATGATCCAGAACATCCCCTTCCTCTCCACGCCGGCGGACATCGTCCTGTCGCACCAGGAGCGGTTCGACGGCGCGGGCTACCCCCGCAACCTCCAGCGCAATGAGATCCACATCGGCGCGCGCATCTTCGCGGTGGCGGACACGCTGGACGCGATGACGAGCGACCGGCCGTACCGCAAGGGCACGACGTTCGCGAACGCCATCCAGGAGATCAAACGCTGCGCCAACACCCAGTTCGATCCGGACGTGGTGAAGGCGTTCCTGGACATCGGCGAGGAGGGCCTGATCCGCATCAAGAAGGAGATGGCCGAGAAGAAGCTCAACCCCATGCAGGCCGCCGCCGACGCCGCCGAGGCCGAATCCGAGCTGGCCCGGCTGACCGAATTGGACGACGAGACGGACTCGCCGCCCGTGGGCACGACCGCCAGCGCATCCGCGCCCCACGGCGCGCCGCCGGTCGCCATCCGTTCAGCGTCGGGCACCGAGGGCTGA
- the moaA gene encoding GTP 3',8-cyclase MoaA encodes MTAPLPAPDPLAPPLADAQGRRMTYLRLSITDRCNFRCSYCSPASWGGKKDLLDAGEFERIVSVFARMGIRRVRLTGGEPLARPDILDIARKLGAVHGVEHLAITTNASRLEPLAVPLREAGVTQLNLSLDTLSPETFRRISKQGDFAAVLRGIDAAAGAGFQSLKLNVVVLRGINDAEVPALVSFAHARGITPRFIELMPFGQGTPVPTAELLERLAATGWVLTEEPPESAASPTSGPARYWRTDSGRVGFISPLTQNFCGGCNRVRVASNGDLRSCLGGRAQAPLHQLIRGGATDAELALAVRRALGDKPEGHRFTEAGNGATLLPMMGIGG; translated from the coding sequence ATGACCGCCCCCCTGCCTGCTCCTGATCCGCTCGCTCCGCCGCTCGCTGACGCGCAGGGGCGGCGCATGACCTACCTGCGGCTGAGCATCACGGACCGTTGCAACTTCCGCTGCTCCTACTGCTCGCCGGCCTCATGGGGCGGCAAGAAGGACCTGCTGGACGCGGGGGAGTTCGAGCGCATCGTCTCCGTCTTCGCGCGCATGGGCATCCGCCGCGTGCGCCTGACGGGGGGCGAGCCGCTCGCCCGGCCGGACATCCTCGACATCGCCCGGAAGCTGGGCGCCGTTCACGGCGTGGAGCACCTGGCCATCACCACCAACGCCAGCCGCCTGGAGCCCCTGGCCGTGCCGCTGCGCGAGGCGGGCGTCACCCAGCTCAACCTGAGCCTGGACACGCTCTCCCCGGAGACCTTCCGCCGCATCTCCAAGCAGGGCGACTTCGCTGCGGTGCTGCGCGGCATCGACGCGGCGGCGGGCGCGGGCTTCCAGTCGCTGAAGCTCAACGTCGTGGTGCTCCGCGGCATCAACGACGCGGAGGTGCCCGCGCTGGTGTCCTTCGCGCACGCGCGCGGCATCACCCCGCGCTTCATCGAGCTGATGCCCTTTGGCCAGGGCACGCCCGTCCCCACCGCGGAGCTGCTGGAGCGCCTGGCGGCCACCGGATGGGTGCTGACAGAGGAGCCGCCGGAGAGCGCCGCCTCGCCGACCTCCGGGCCCGCGCGCTACTGGCGCACGGACAGCGGGCGGGTGGGCTTCATCTCCCCGCTGACGCAGAACTTCTGCGGCGGGTGCAACCGGGTGCGGGTGGCGTCCAATGGAGACCTGCGCAGCTGCCTGGGAGGCAGGGCGCAGGCGCCGTTGCACCAGCTCATCCGGGGCGGGGCCACCGACGCGGAGCTGGCCCTGGCCGTGCGCCGCGCGCTGGGGGACAAGCCGGAGGGGCACCGTTTCACGGAGGCCGGAAACGGCGCCACGCTCCTGCCCATGATGGGCATTGGCGGCTGA
- a CDS encoding pyridoxal phosphate-dependent aminotransferase has translation MIPFRETYRDIPLYSPAKKPCRVDLSDNTNLFGAPPSAERVLREEGLHRLARYPAGYAPDLKRAVAGYAGVGAECVTTGCGSDDVIDCALRAFLEPGDVVAYPDPTFVMVPLLARLSALNPVPVPLRPDHDLDVDALLATRAKLFYVCTPNNPTGTVASRAAVERLVDQAPGVVLIDQAYVEFTRGGDFMDLARTRPNVLVTRTMSKAFGLAGLRVGWAVGAPALVAEVEKARGPYKHTALGEAVAVSALMDDVPWMEACAAEAVENRERLRGGLRALGLEPLPSEGNFLLVPLPGAPWVGEAMRERHVNVRVFEGLTGVGDALRIGCGPWPLMASALKALREVL, from the coding sequence GTGATTCCCTTCCGCGAAACGTATCGGGACATCCCGCTGTACTCGCCGGCGAAGAAGCCTTGCCGGGTGGACCTCAGTGACAACACCAACCTCTTCGGCGCGCCGCCGTCCGCGGAGCGCGTGTTGCGCGAGGAAGGCCTCCATCGTCTCGCGAGGTACCCCGCGGGCTATGCCCCGGACCTGAAGCGCGCCGTGGCCGGGTACGCGGGCGTCGGGGCCGAGTGCGTGACGACGGGCTGTGGCTCGGATGACGTCATCGATTGCGCGCTGCGTGCCTTCCTGGAGCCGGGGGACGTGGTGGCCTATCCGGATCCGACGTTCGTGATGGTGCCGCTGCTCGCCCGCTTGAGCGCACTCAACCCGGTGCCCGTTCCCCTGCGGCCGGATCATGATCTGGACGTGGACGCGCTGCTCGCCACGAGGGCGAAGCTCTTCTACGTCTGCACGCCGAACAACCCCACCGGGACGGTGGCCTCGCGCGCGGCGGTGGAGCGGCTGGTGGATCAGGCCCCGGGCGTGGTGCTCATCGATCAGGCCTATGTGGAGTTCACGCGGGGAGGGGACTTCATGGACCTGGCGCGGACGCGCCCCAACGTCCTGGTGACGCGCACCATGTCCAAGGCGTTCGGGCTCGCCGGCCTGCGAGTGGGCTGGGCCGTCGGTGCCCCCGCGCTGGTGGCGGAGGTGGAGAAGGCCCGGGGCCCCTACAAGCACACGGCGCTGGGCGAGGCCGTGGCGGTGTCCGCGCTGATGGACGATGTCCCGTGGATGGAGGCCTGCGCGGCGGAGGCGGTGGAGAACCGCGAGCGTCTGCGTGGAGGCCTGCGGGCCCTGGGCCTGGAGCCATTGCCGTCGGAAGGGAACTTCCTCCTCGTTCCCTTGCCGGGCGCCCCGTGGGTGGGGGAGGCGATGCGGGAGCGCCACGTGAACGTGCGGGTCTTCGAGGGACTGACCGGCGTGGGGGATGCGCTGCGCATCGGCTGTGGTCCCTGGCCCCTGATGGCATCGGCGCTGAAGGCACTCCGGGAGGTGCTGTGA
- a CDS encoding tetratricopeptide repeat protein: MQHMHASTLGVVCLLLFATSARGQSLWMTEHLANNCEYEAALASWSMAPADVRGSFDSRLLKARILIQLDRGADAVSELSTLRKEASEKRMAEILLALGLAQSSARMFRSAETTLRAAREKGADTDLVDAAIAEVWLSSGRKGEAEALLRQVLRRAPDMAGPMLNLAALRAAEGNVTEAAALIRFAWALGYQNPTELRKAPEFERVRALGLINDLISTPSRRCRIY, from the coding sequence ATGCAACACATGCATGCATCGACCCTGGGAGTCGTCTGCCTTCTTCTGTTCGCTACGAGCGCGCGTGGCCAATCGCTCTGGATGACCGAGCATCTTGCCAACAATTGCGAATACGAAGCGGCCTTGGCGAGCTGGTCCATGGCACCGGCCGATGTGCGCGGTTCGTTTGACAGCCGGCTTCTCAAAGCAAGGATCCTGATTCAGCTCGATCGCGGCGCGGATGCGGTTTCCGAACTCTCGACGCTGCGAAAAGAGGCATCGGAGAAGCGCATGGCTGAAATCCTGCTGGCGCTCGGGCTGGCACAGAGTTCGGCTCGGATGTTTCGTTCAGCTGAGACCACGCTGCGCGCCGCGCGAGAGAAAGGGGCGGACACTGATTTGGTGGATGCCGCGATTGCGGAGGTGTGGCTTTCCAGCGGGCGGAAGGGGGAGGCGGAAGCGCTCCTGCGCCAGGTCTTGCGCCGTGCTCCCGACATGGCGGGACCCATGCTGAACCTCGCCGCGCTCAGGGCGGCAGAAGGAAACGTCACGGAGGCTGCCGCGTTGATTCGGTTTGCCTGGGCTTTGGGCTATCAGAACCCGACGGAACTTCGCAAAGCGCCAGAGTTTGAGCGAGTGCGTGCGCTCGGCCTGATCAACGACCTGATCTCAACACCCTCCAGGCGGTGTCGAATCTACTGA
- the hisH gene encoding imidazole glycerol phosphate synthase subunit HisH, producing MRVTLFDYGAGNLHSLSKALATGSGVEVRVREDPLRALDTDVLVLPGVGAFGAAAARLAPGREAMRQALDAGLPCLGICLGMQLLFEESDEGEGQGLGYFQGRVTRLSARHVPQMGWNDVEEDRALGATRLPTVYFAHSYACRAVEPREVVGWTTHEGDRFPASVRRGNVLGVQFHPEKSSSAGVRFVQAFLQEVAP from the coding sequence ATGCGCGTGACGCTGTTCGACTATGGCGCGGGCAATCTGCACTCCCTCTCCAAGGCGCTGGCCACCGGGTCGGGCGTGGAGGTGCGGGTGCGGGAGGATCCGCTGCGCGCGCTGGACACCGACGTCCTGGTGCTGCCCGGCGTGGGCGCGTTCGGCGCGGCGGCGGCGCGGCTCGCCCCGGGCCGCGAGGCGATGCGTCAGGCGTTGGACGCGGGACTGCCTTGCCTGGGCATCTGCCTGGGAATGCAGCTGCTCTTCGAGGAGAGCGATGAGGGGGAGGGCCAGGGGCTGGGCTACTTCCAGGGCCGCGTGACGCGGCTGTCGGCTCGACACGTGCCGCAGATGGGATGGAACGACGTGGAGGAGGACCGCGCGCTGGGGGCCACGCGGCTGCCCACCGTGTACTTCGCGCACAGCTATGCGTGCCGCGCCGTGGAGCCACGCGAGGTGGTGGGGTGGACGACCCACGAAGGCGACCGGTTCCCTGCCTCCGTGCGGCGGGGAAACGTGCTGGGCGTGCAATTCCACCCGGAGAAGTCCTCAAGCGCGGGCGTGCGCTTCGTGCAGGCCTTCCTCCAAGAGGTGGCACCATGA
- the hisD gene encoding histidinol dehydrogenase, with product MSAPVLKFQGALSDLAPDARRQLMARTGDADSQVATRVQALIARVRVEGDRALFDFAREFDRVELTALEVPRSRWDAALEALPPAVRGALTRAARNIARAHAAQRPQATEVEIEPGVVVGRRPDPLGRVGVYAPGGRATYPSSVLMGVVPARVAGVGEVIVCSPPGPDGQPSAGVLAAAALAGADRVFALGGAGAVAALAYGTQRVPRVDRIVGPGNAYVAAAKLQVVDAVAIDAPAGPSEILVVADASARPAAVARELLAQAEHDPEACCVALVLGASLAQAVRDAVEQQARTARRGDIIRSALGSRGAVLRIDSLEEAWPFVADFAPEHLLLATSTPSADLARVRNAGTVFVGQRASVAFGDYLTGANHVLPTSGLARAYSGLSVLDFYRWTTWQRVTPEAAAAMAEDVGTLADSEGLFAHAAAARAWRLS from the coding sequence ATGAGCGCCCCGGTCCTCAAGTTCCAGGGCGCGTTGTCCGACCTTGCTCCCGATGCGCGACGCCAGCTGATGGCACGCACGGGGGACGCGGACTCTCAAGTCGCCACCCGCGTCCAGGCACTCATCGCTCGGGTTCGAGTGGAGGGCGACCGTGCCCTCTTCGACTTCGCTCGGGAGTTCGACCGCGTGGAACTCACCGCGCTGGAGGTGCCGCGCTCGCGATGGGACGCGGCGCTGGAGGCCCTTCCTCCGGCTGTGCGCGGAGCCCTGACTCGCGCGGCGCGCAACATCGCTCGGGCTCATGCGGCGCAGCGGCCCCAGGCGACGGAAGTGGAGATAGAGCCAGGCGTGGTCGTGGGCCGACGGCCGGATCCGCTGGGCAGGGTCGGCGTCTACGCACCCGGTGGCCGCGCGACCTACCCGAGCAGCGTGCTCATGGGCGTGGTCCCCGCCAGGGTCGCGGGCGTGGGCGAAGTCATCGTCTGCTCTCCGCCCGGGCCGGACGGTCAGCCGAGCGCGGGCGTGCTCGCGGCCGCGGCGCTGGCGGGGGCGGACCGGGTCTTCGCGCTGGGCGGAGCGGGCGCGGTGGCCGCGCTGGCCTACGGCACGCAGCGTGTCCCCCGAGTGGATCGCATCGTCGGTCCGGGCAATGCGTACGTCGCCGCCGCGAAGCTCCAGGTGGTGGACGCGGTCGCCATCGACGCGCCCGCGGGCCCCAGTGAAATCCTCGTGGTGGCGGATGCGAGCGCCCGTCCCGCCGCGGTGGCGCGCGAGCTGCTGGCCCAGGCCGAGCACGACCCGGAGGCCTGCTGCGTGGCGTTGGTCCTGGGCGCGTCGCTCGCGCAGGCCGTGAGGGACGCGGTGGAGCAGCAGGCCCGAACCGCGCGGCGGGGCGACATCATTCGTTCGGCGCTGGGCAGCCGGGGGGCGGTGCTGCGCATCGACTCCCTGGAGGAGGCGTGGCCCTTCGTCGCGGACTTCGCACCGGAGCACCTGCTGCTCGCGACGTCCACGCCGTCGGCGGACCTGGCACGGGTGCGCAACGCGGGCACCGTGTTCGTGGGGCAGCGCGCGTCGGTGGCCTTCGGGGACTACCTCACGGGCGCGAACCACGTGCTGCCCACGTCCGGGCTGGCCCGGGCGTACTCAGGATTGAGCGTGCTGGACTTCTATCGGTGGACCACCTGGCAACGGGTGACTCCCGAGGCCGCCGCGGCGATGGCGGAGGACGTAGGAACGCTGGCGGACAGCGAGGGCCTGTTCGCCCACGCGGCCGCGGCGCGGGCCTGGAGGCTGTCGTGA
- the thiO gene encoding glycine oxidase ThiO — MATSDVLVVGGGVMGCGIALRLRQAGARVTVLERSIPGAEASSAAGGILAPQWESDGPGPFFELCLRSRALYGAFASELRELSGVDIAYRPCGLLRVAFDEADLHHVESTVAWQHALGLRAELLDGKAARELEPHLTPRAQGAAHFPDDHQVDNRLLVRALTMAAARVGAVFKSGYVRGVVHEQGRAVGVDLDGEVLRADAVVLAAGSWSSLVQGAGVSAQAVRPARGQMVQLQTRLPLLERVVTSAKGYLVPRADGRIIAGSTMEHVGFDKQVTAAGLARILDMALELCPDLGSAPVTETWAGFRPWTQDALPYIGEGPMPGLFLATGHFRNGILLAPITAKLLAQAVLGEKPSVDLAPFRYDRGTIAHG, encoded by the coding sequence ATGGCGACCTCCGACGTTCTCGTGGTGGGCGGTGGCGTGATGGGCTGCGGCATCGCGCTGCGGTTGCGGCAGGCCGGTGCGCGCGTGACCGTGCTGGAGCGCTCCATCCCCGGCGCCGAAGCCTCCAGCGCCGCGGGCGGAATCCTCGCCCCGCAGTGGGAGTCCGACGGCCCCGGCCCCTTCTTCGAGCTGTGCCTGCGAAGCCGCGCCCTCTATGGCGCCTTCGCCTCCGAGCTGCGTGAGCTGTCCGGCGTGGACATCGCCTACCGGCCCTGCGGCCTCCTGCGCGTCGCATTCGACGAAGCGGATCTCCACCACGTGGAGTCCACCGTGGCCTGGCAGCACGCCTTGGGGCTGCGCGCGGAGCTGCTGGACGGCAAGGCCGCGCGCGAGTTGGAGCCCCACCTGACACCGCGGGCCCAGGGCGCCGCGCACTTCCCGGATGATCATCAGGTCGACAACCGGCTGCTCGTGCGCGCGCTCACCATGGCCGCCGCGCGCGTGGGCGCGGTGTTCAAGAGTGGATACGTGCGCGGCGTGGTGCACGAGCAAGGCCGCGCCGTGGGCGTGGACCTGGACGGAGAGGTGCTGCGCGCCGACGCGGTGGTCCTGGCGGCGGGCTCGTGGTCGTCCCTGGTCCAGGGCGCGGGCGTGTCGGCGCAGGCGGTGCGCCCGGCGCGCGGACAGATGGTGCAGTTGCAGACGCGCCTGCCCCTGCTGGAGCGTGTCGTCACCTCCGCCAAGGGTTACCTGGTGCCGCGCGCGGACGGGCGGATCATCGCGGGCAGCACCATGGAGCACGTGGGCTTCGACAAGCAGGTCACGGCGGCGGGGCTCGCGCGGATCCTCGACATGGCGCTGGAGCTGTGCCCCGACCTGGGGAGCGCACCGGTGACGGAGACGTGGGCCGGCTTCCGGCCGTGGACCCAGGACGCGCTGCCGTACATCGGCGAGGGCCCCATGCCCGGCCTCTTCCTGGCCACGGGCCACTTCCGCAATGGCATCCTCCTCGCCCCCATCACCGCGAAGCTGCTCGCACAGGCCGTGTTGGGAGAGAAGCCCTCCGTGGACCTCGCCCCGTTCCGCTACGACCGCGGGACAATTGCGCACGGCTGA